In Arthrobacter sp. MN05-02, one genomic interval encodes:
- the amt_1 gene encoding ammonium transporter, with amino-acid sequence MDLTAGHVWVMISAALVLLMTPGLAFFYGGMTRAKAALNMMMMSFVAVGLVGVVWVLWGFSMTGGDGVAQLFGNPFASFGLTSLIGTEDLIGAGYGATFAIITVALISGAIADRAKFGAWTLFVPIWVTLVYCPLAFMVWGGGLLSADGAVGGAVGEAIDFAGGTVVHISAGVAALVLALILGKRQGFGKDPAQRPHNIPFVMLGAALLWFGWFGFNGGAAGSAEEAGLIWVNTMAAPAAAMVGWLVTERIRDGRPTSLGAASGIVAGLVAITPACANVSPIGAVGLGIVSGAVCALAVGIKYRLGFDDSLDVVAVHLVAGILGTLAIGFIMLPVDGEGGGLFYGGGVGQLVAQVVAAAIAIALSAIMTAIIGLAIHKTIGFRVSSDNEVSGIDLSEHAETAYEFGGLGVGGSFHPFAEQALSQQKTAQPQTTQQNVTEGVHS; translated from the coding sequence ATGGATCTGACAGCAGGCCATGTCTGGGTGATGATCTCAGCCGCCCTCGTACTCCTCATGACCCCGGGCCTCGCCTTCTTCTACGGCGGGATGACGCGCGCCAAGGCCGCACTGAACATGATGATGATGAGCTTCGTCGCCGTCGGGCTCGTGGGAGTCGTGTGGGTCCTCTGGGGCTTCTCGATGACCGGCGGGGACGGCGTCGCACAGCTCTTCGGCAACCCCTTCGCCTCCTTCGGGCTGACCAGCCTGATCGGGACCGAGGACCTCATCGGTGCCGGCTACGGGGCCACCTTCGCCATCATCACGGTGGCGCTCATCAGCGGCGCGATCGCCGACCGCGCGAAGTTCGGCGCCTGGACCCTCTTCGTGCCCATCTGGGTCACCCTGGTGTACTGCCCCCTCGCCTTCATGGTGTGGGGTGGCGGGCTCCTCAGCGCCGACGGCGCCGTCGGTGGTGCTGTCGGTGAGGCCATCGACTTCGCAGGCGGCACGGTCGTCCACATCAGTGCCGGCGTCGCCGCGCTCGTCCTCGCACTGATCCTCGGCAAGCGGCAGGGCTTCGGCAAGGATCCCGCGCAGCGCCCCCACAACATCCCGTTCGTCATGCTCGGCGCCGCACTCCTCTGGTTCGGCTGGTTCGGCTTCAACGGAGGCGCTGCGGGCTCGGCCGAGGAGGCCGGCCTGATCTGGGTCAACACCATGGCGGCACCTGCGGCCGCGATGGTCGGCTGGCTCGTGACCGAACGCATTCGCGACGGCCGCCCCACCTCCCTCGGTGCAGCTTCGGGGATCGTGGCCGGACTCGTCGCCATCACACCGGCCTGCGCCAACGTCAGCCCGATCGGCGCCGTGGGCCTCGGGATCGTCTCGGGAGCGGTCTGCGCCCTCGCCGTCGGCATCAAGTACCGCCTCGGCTTCGACGACTCGCTCGACGTCGTCGCGGTGCACCTCGTCGCCGGGATCCTCGGCACCCTGGCCATCGGATTCATCATGCTGCCGGTCGACGGCGAGGGTGGCGGACTCTTCTACGGCGGAGGCGTCGGCCAGCTCGTCGCCCAGGTGGTCGCGGCGGCCATCGCGATCGCGCTGTCCGCGATCATGACCGCGATCATCGGACTCGCGATCCACAAGACCATCGGGTTCCGCGTGAGCTCCGACAACGAGGTGTCCGGCATCGACCTCTCGGAGCACGCCGAGACCGCCTACGAGTTCGGCGGCCTGGGAGTGGGCGGGTCCTTCCACCCCTTCGCCGAGCAGGCGCTGTCGCAGCAGAAGACCGCGCAGCCACAGACCACGCAGCAGAACGTCACGGAGGGCGTACATTCATGA
- a CDS encoding nitrogen regulatory protein P-II 1 produces the protein MKLVTAIVRPDKLDGVRGALENYGVQGLTVSQASGYGRQRGHTEVYRGAEYTVDLLQKARVEVLVADAWVTDIVDVLVSTANTGRAGDGKVWVIPVEEAVRVRTGERGEAAL, from the coding sequence ATGAAACTGGTGACAGCGATCGTTCGTCCCGACAAGCTCGACGGCGTCAGGGGCGCCCTGGAGAACTACGGCGTGCAGGGCCTCACGGTCAGCCAGGCCAGCGGCTACGGCCGCCAGCGCGGCCACACCGAGGTGTACCGCGGGGCCGAGTACACGGTGGACCTCCTGCAGAAGGCGCGTGTCGAGGTCCTCGTCGCCGACGCCTGGGTCACCGACATCGTCGACGTCCTGGTCTCCACGGCCAACACGGGCCGGGCCGGCGACGGCAAGGTCTGGGTGATCCCCGTGGAGGAGGCGGTCCGCGTCCGGACGGGCGAACGCGGAGAAGCCGCGCTCTAG
- the zwf gene encoding glucose-6-phosphate 1-dehydrogenase, with translation MDTHSLAEHDTIPTEADTRVKTLLILGASGDLTGRLLLPGLARLIRLGRADGLKLVGAGSDDWTDEQWRERVDKAFAAALEKADDAGRASLQQVRDNSSYHLIDVTQDGLAGLVQTLEGPVALYFALPPAVSQKACSALGPDSLPKSTRLVMEKPFGTDQASAHSLNDKLAGLVPEQNIHRVDHFLGKATVFNILGLRFANRILEPVWNNLHIEKVEVIFDEDLALENRARYYDGAGALRDMIQSHLLHVMALLALNAPSTLHERDLRDHIGSILRASSVDLDSPGSSRRARYTAGTIGDREIPDYAAEPGVDPSRGTETLAEVTVSINNERWSGVPFVLRSGKALGVKRKEAVITFRPVSHLPVGFTGQDAPTKLRIGFGPDTLQLELDVNGPGDIFSLDRATLSADLNETDLLPYGEVLDGVLAGDPTLSVRGDTAEDCWRIVEPVLRAWSEDRVPLEEYPAGSGGPESWPSSHGRA, from the coding sequence GTGGATACTCACTCTCTCGCAGAACACGACACCATTCCCACCGAGGCCGACACCCGGGTCAAGACACTGCTCATCCTGGGGGCGTCCGGGGACCTCACAGGGCGCCTGCTGCTTCCGGGACTGGCGCGGCTCATCCGGCTCGGGCGCGCGGACGGGCTGAAGCTCGTGGGTGCGGGCTCCGACGACTGGACGGACGAGCAGTGGCGCGAACGCGTGGACAAGGCGTTCGCCGCAGCCCTCGAGAAGGCCGACGACGCCGGCAGGGCGTCCCTCCAGCAGGTCCGGGACAACAGCTCGTACCACCTGATCGACGTCACCCAGGACGGCCTGGCCGGGCTGGTGCAGACCCTGGAGGGCCCGGTGGCGCTGTATTTCGCCCTGCCCCCGGCCGTCAGCCAGAAGGCCTGCAGCGCCCTCGGGCCGGACTCGCTGCCGAAGAGCACGCGCCTCGTCATGGAGAAGCCCTTCGGGACGGACCAGGCGTCCGCGCACAGCCTCAACGACAAGCTGGCCGGCCTCGTCCCGGAACAGAACATCCACCGCGTGGACCACTTCCTCGGCAAGGCGACGGTCTTCAACATCCTCGGGCTGCGCTTCGCCAACCGGATCCTCGAACCCGTCTGGAACAACCTTCACATCGAGAAGGTCGAGGTGATCTTCGACGAGGACCTCGCGCTCGAGAACCGCGCGCGCTACTACGACGGCGCGGGTGCCCTGCGGGACATGATCCAGAGCCACCTGCTGCACGTCATGGCCCTCCTGGCGCTCAACGCGCCGTCGACCCTGCACGAACGCGACCTGCGGGACCATATCGGCTCGATCCTCCGGGCGAGTTCCGTGGACCTCGACAGTCCGGGCAGCAGCCGCCGCGCCCGGTACACCGCCGGCACCATCGGCGACCGGGAGATCCCCGACTACGCCGCGGAGCCCGGCGTCGATCCCTCGCGGGGCACCGAGACCCTCGCGGAGGTCACCGTGTCGATCAACAACGAGCGCTGGTCCGGTGTCCCGTTCGTGCTCCGCTCCGGCAAGGCCCTCGGCGTCAAGCGCAAGGAGGCGGTCATCACCTTCCGGCCCGTCAGCCACCTCCCCGTCGGGTTCACCGGACAGGACGCCCCGACGAAGCTGCGCATCGGGTTCGGCCCCGACACCCTGCAGCTCGAACTCGACGTCAACGGACCGGGCGACATCTTCTCGCTGGACCGGGCGACCCTCAGTGCGGACCTCAACGAGACCGACCTGCTCCCCTACGGCGAGGTGCTCGACGGCGTGCTGGCGGGAGACCCCACGCTCTCCGTCCGTGGCGACACCGCCGAGGACTGCTGGCGCATCGTGGAACCGGTCCTGCGCGCCTGGTCGGAGGACCGGGTCCCGCTCGAGGAGTACCCGGCGGGGTCGGGCGGACCCGAGTCCTGGCCGTCCTCGCACGGCCGGGCCTAG